GGGACGACATCGGCTTCGCCGCGTGGCGGTGTGCCGACCCCGGCGTGCAGTTCGACAGCACCATCAACGCCTGGCACACCTGCCCCAATGGCGGCCGCATCAACGCCAGCAACCCGTGCTCCGAGTACATGTTCCTCGACAACACGGCCTGCAACCTCGCATCGCTGAACGTTCTCAAGTTCTACGACGCCCAGAAGCGCACCTTCGACATCGCTGCCTACGAGCACGGCATCGACCTGTGGACGATGGTGCTGGAGATCAGCGTCCTCATGGCCGCGTTCCCCAGCCGCGAGATCGCCGAACTGAGCTACAAGTACCGCACGCTGGGGCTGGGCTACGCCAACCTCGGCGCCATGCTCATGCAGGCGGGCATCCCCTACGACAGCGACGAGGGTCGGGCCGTGTGCGCCGTGCTCTCCGCCATCCTCACCGGCCGCAGCTACCGCATGTCGGCCCTCATGGCCGGCGAGCACGGCGCCTTCCCCGGCTACCACGCCGACAAGGACAACATGCTGCGGGTCATCCGCAATCACCGCCTCGCGGCGATGGGCGAGGCCCGCAGCTCCAAGAAGTATGAAGCCCTGAAGATCACGCCCGTCCCCACCGACCACGCGATCTTCAAGGCCGGCAAGGTGAACATCGCCAATAGCAAGGACCTCCTCGCCCACTCCGTCAAGGCCTGGGATGACGCCCTCAGCCTCGGCGAGAAGCACGGCTACCGCAACGCCCAGACCACGGTGATCGCGCCGACGGGCACCATTGGCCTGCTGATGGACTGCGACACCACAGGCGTCGAGCCCGACTTCGCGCTCGTCAAGTTCAAGAAGCTCGCCGGCGGCGGCTACTTCAAAATCGCCAACGAGAGCGTCCGCCCCGCCCTCAAGGCCCTGGGCTACAGCGACGCACAGGTCAAGGACATCATGGAGTACATCCTCGGCACCCTCAGCCTGGATGTCCCCGTCCCCGGTTCCGCCCGCAACGAGACTCTGAACGGGTTCCTCAAGAGCAAGGGGCTCTCCGATGCTGATCTCGAGAAGATCTCTGACACTCTGCCGGGCGTGTTTGAACTCTCCTTCGCGTTCTCGGCGTGGGGGCTCTCCGACGTGGCGCTCAAGGCGTGCGGCGTGGACCCCATGGCGGCCAAGGCCGACCCATCCTTCAACCTCCTCAGCGCGCTCGGCCTGACCGCCCAGCAGATCGAGGAGCTCAACCTCACCATCTGCGGCACCTCCACCATCGAGGGCGCCCCGCACCTCAGGCCCGAGCACCTGCCCGTCTTCGACTGTGCCAACAAGTGCGGCAAGCGCGGCCAGCGCTTCATCCACCCGCACGGCCACATCAAGATGATGGCCGCGGCTCAGCCGTTCATCAGCGGCGCCATCAGCAAGACCATCAATCTCCCCAATGAGGCGAGCGTGCAGGACATCAAGGACTGCTACCGCCTCTCGTGGGAACTGGGCCTCAAGGCCAACGCACTCTACCGCGACGGCTGCAAGCTCAGCCAGCCGCTCTCCGCCACCGCCGACGAGGCGAAGAAGGAGGCCGGCAAGGCTGAGGCCGTGATCGACACGGCCGTCAAGAAAGTTGGGCAGGACCTGGAACCATCCTCCTCAACGAAGGCGGCCTCGGCTGGGCCGGTCCCCGCCGCATCGGCCCCTGTGGCGACGCAGGGTGCGAAGTTTGAGCTCCCTGGAATCACGGCGGAGGTCAAGCCGCGGGCCCAGCGCCGCCGCCTGCCCGACACGCGCCTGAGCAAGACGCACAAGTTCAACGTCGCCGGCCACGAGGGCTACCTCACCGTCGGCCTCTATGAGGACGGCCAGCCCGGCGAGCTGTTCATCACCATGAGCAAGGAAGGCTCCACGATCGGCGGCCTGATGGACAGCCTGGGCACCGCCACCAGCGTCGCCCTCCAGTACGGCGTGCCCATCAGCAGCCTGGTCACCAAGTT
The sequence above is drawn from the Phycisphaerales bacterium genome and encodes:
- a CDS encoding adenosylcobalamin-dependent ribonucleoside-diphosphate reductase → MKITRKFTTAGNDPFASVKWVTRSSKITNPDGSIVFEMKDAEVPESWSQLATDIMVSKYFRKAGVPVRDAAGAQLKDDKGKPVTRGEKSAREVIHRLAGCWRYWGETHGYFDTAQDAQAFYDELAYMMVHQMCAPNSPQWFNTGLNFAYGITGPAQGHWIVNPKTGEPELADDAYTHPQPHACFIQSVSDDLVNEGGIMDLWVREARLFKYGSGTGTNFSNLRGEGEKLSGGGKSSGLMSWLRIGDRAASAIKSGGTTRRAAKMVCLDMDHPDIQDFINWKVREEIKVQAMVEGLKLLKKHNKDIAEQADKYDLKLDYDFNGEAYQTVAGQNSNNSVRIPDSFFEAVDQNADWVTHFRTNPSKTKSYKAQELWDDIGFAAWRCADPGVQFDSTINAWHTCPNGGRINASNPCSEYMFLDNTACNLASLNVLKFYDAQKRTFDIAAYEHGIDLWTMVLEISVLMAAFPSREIAELSYKYRTLGLGYANLGAMLMQAGIPYDSDEGRAVCAVLSAILTGRSYRMSALMAGEHGAFPGYHADKDNMLRVIRNHRLAAMGEARSSKKYEALKITPVPTDHAIFKAGKVNIANSKDLLAHSVKAWDDALSLGEKHGYRNAQTTVIAPTGTIGLLMDCDTTGVEPDFALVKFKKLAGGGYFKIANESVRPALKALGYSDAQVKDIMEYILGTLSLDVPVPGSARNETLNGFLKSKGLSDADLEKISDTLPGVFELSFAFSAWGLSDVALKACGVDPMAAKADPSFNLLSALGLTAQQIEELNLTICGTSTIEGAPHLRPEHLPVFDCANKCGKRGQRFIHPHGHIKMMAAAQPFISGAISKTINLPNEASVQDIKDCYRLSWELGLKANALYRDGCKLSQPLSATADEAKKEAGKAEAVIDTAVKKVGQDLEPSSSTKAASAGPVPAASAPVATQGAKFELPGITAEVKPRAQRRRLPDTRLSKTHKFNVAGHEGYLTVGLYEDGQPGELFITMSKEGSTIGGLMDSLGTATSVALQYGVPISSLVTKFSHQRFEPAGMTENRDIPFAKSLVDYIFRWLGMEFIPGYRENNSPRAIAEAANGHTPEEKAWKTSERVSIVPPVTDRPHAGDGSKKPGQAGEVMSTPAIVMKETLTITETVGGLASTLSIAMESISDAPACDVCGTITVRNGTCYKCVNCGNSMGCS